A window from Pseudobutyrivibrio ruminis HUN009 encodes these proteins:
- a CDS encoding sugar phosphate nucleotidyltransferase: MENVFIHEEDSVLQAMRTFDASGRRTVFIVDENNKLIAALSEGDVRRFILSGGDLNDEVRTIANYKPRSLKADEKEEARDFLRRHNIEGLPIVDENGVVIDTVFWSENHYKKQSELSCPVVMMAGGKGTRLYPYTRILPKPLIPVGEKPIAELIMDSFAEYGINRMILVVNHKKNMIKSYFGEVEKPYTIEYVDEDKPLGTGGGLSLLRGKVDETFILTNCDILIEEDYSKIYAHHKAEGNMITMVCSLRNFQVAYGVVEFGEHGNILDMKEKPEFSFFTNTGIYIVEPEVLKYINDDEFIGFPDIINRLKDDGKKVGVYPINENTWMDMGQLDELGKMENRLRGINK; this comes from the coding sequence ATGGAAAATGTATTTATACATGAGGAAGATTCTGTTCTTCAGGCCATGAGAACATTCGATGCCAGCGGCAGAAGAACAGTCTTTATAGTCGATGAAAACAATAAGCTAATAGCTGCACTATCCGAAGGCGATGTAAGACGATTCATCCTCTCAGGCGGAGATTTAAATGATGAAGTGCGCACAATCGCAAACTACAAGCCTCGTAGCCTTAAGGCCGATGAAAAGGAGGAGGCAAGGGATTTCTTGCGCCGCCACAACATCGAAGGCTTGCCAATCGTAGATGAAAATGGTGTTGTCATCGATACAGTCTTCTGGAGTGAAAATCATTATAAAAAGCAGAGCGAGTTATCTTGCCCAGTTGTTATGATGGCAGGCGGCAAGGGCACTCGTCTTTACCCATACACACGCATTTTGCCAAAGCCACTTATCCCAGTTGGGGAGAAGCCAATTGCGGAGCTCATCATGGATAGTTTCGCAGAATATGGCATCAACAGAATGATTCTTGTAGTAAACCACAAGAAAAATATGATTAAGTCATACTTTGGTGAGGTTGAAAAGCCATACACTATTGAGTACGTTGATGAGGACAAGCCACTTGGCACAGGCGGCGGTCTTTCACTTCTTCGTGGCAAGGTTGATGAGACATTCATCCTTACAAACTGCGACATTCTTATCGAGGAAGATTATTCCAAGATTTACGCTCATCACAAGGCTGAGGGCAACATGATTACAATGGTTTGCTCACTTCGCAACTTCCAGGTTGCCTACGGTGTTGTTGAATTTGGCGAGCACGGTAACATCCTTGATATGAAGGAAAAGCCAGAGTTCAGCTTCTTCACAAATACTGGTATCTACATCGTAGAGCCAGAGGTTTTGAAATATATTAATGATGACGAATTTATCGGTTTCCCTGATATCATCAACCGTTTGAAGGATGATGGTAAGAAGGTTGGCGTTTATCCAATCAACGAAAATACATGGATGGACATGGGCCAGTTGGACGAGCTAGGAAAGATGGAAAATCGTCTACGTGGAATTAACAAATAA